Sequence from the Clostridium saccharobutylicum DSM 13864 genome:
CAATAATATCAGAAAGAGGTGATTCTCATGGAATTAGATTTTGAAAATAATGTTTTAGGATTAGTCCGAAAATGATTTTAAAGTCCCATAAGTACACAAATCTTTCTAAATAAAGTAAAGCCAAGGTTTAAGCATAATCCTTGGCTTTATTTTTTCATAACTTTAATTTTTAATCGGTTTATCTATATAGATATCCAATTTGTAAATAATCTTATGTCTTGAATATATATACAAATGCATGACCTCTATTTCGGTTATCTACTACATAAGTTTAAGACTTGATTTGAATATCTATATTTCAATTCTTAAATTTTAAACTATAAATTTATTTACTTCCTCTAACATTTCATTAGTCATATTATTAAGTACTTGCGCAGATGATGCCACTTCTTCTGTTGATGCATTCACTTCCTCTGATGATGCTGAAATCTCTTCCGATGATGCTGATACCTCAGCTGAAACTGAAGATAATCCATCTATTCTATTTAAAATAGTATTTTTATGATTTTCTATGTTCTCAGCAGAAGTTTTAACTGTTTCAATTTTAGGAATTACTTCATCCACTGCACCTATAATTTTCTTGAAAGATAATATTGAATTTTCTATAATTTTAGCTTGATTTCTCATTTCATCATCCATCATAACTGATTCTTGAACTATTTCATCAGCATTTCCAGATATTTCACTTATTAATTTACTAATACTTTCTGATGAGTCTTTTGATTGTTCAGCAAGATTTCTTATTTCCTCAGCAACTACTGAAAATCCTTTTCCTGATTCTCCAGCTCTAGCTGCTTCAATGGCTGCATTTAATGCCAATAAGTTTGTTTGCTCTGAAATGCTGTTTATTAAATTCGTAATCTCATTTATTTCATTTATGTCTTTTCCAAGTGTAATAATTTTATTATAAAACTCTTTAAATGACTTACCAATATTTGTTACCGAAATATTTAATTCATTCATTTCATTACTGCTATCACTTGCCATTGATCCTATTTCTCTAGAATTAGAATCCACAACTTGTATTTCTTTAACCATGTCAGATAATTTGTCACTAAATTCGCTTAGAATTTCTGTAATTTGTATTAATTGCTCAGATTGATTGCCTGTTCCCTCTGCAACTTCTGATATTGCTTCTGTAACATTTTGTGATGCACTTGCTATCTCTTCTGAAATAGATGATAAATTTTCTGACTGATCATTAATATTTGAAGAACTTTCTTTTATTTTTTTAATCATTCTTCCTAATGATTCCTGCATTACTTTCATTGAATTAGTCATCTCTCCAACTTCATCATTTAACTTCAAATGCTCTTTGGAAACTTCTTTGCATAAATTACCTTCTGCTAATAATGCTAAATGTGACGAAGTTGACTTTAATGACTTTGATAACTTATTTGCAATTATATATATTGTAGCAAGGCCAATCAATATAAATATTATAGATGATAATGAAGTAGAAATTTCCAAACTGCTTAATTCTGATAATATTTCATTTTCGTCCACTATAATTCCTACAAACCAATCTGTTCCATTTACAGGAGCATAACCAACAAATTTATCTGCTCCTGAATATTTATATTCACCTATTCCTTGTTGTCCAGTAATCATTTTACTTTCTATATCAGATAAAGATTGAAGTTTTGAATCTTTTTTTGCTTCCTCAATCATATTATTCATTTGTAAAACTAAATCTCTATTCTTATTAGCAACAGTTGTTCCTTGTTTATTTATCATGAACCCTGTACCTGTTTGTCCAATTTTAGCTTGGTCAGTTAACTCACTAAGTTTATTACCATCACGTGTTTCAATTAATACTCCTACAATTTCATTATTGTTTTTAATAGGAACTGCGTATACAACAACTACTGAATTATCTGTTTTATTCACAAGTGGATCAGATACATTACTTTTACCACTTAATGCATTTTTAAAATATGGTCTTTCTTTAACATTAGCAGTAGTTCCATCTGAATTTGTAAGATTTCCATCCTTATCTATAACACTCATTCTGATACTGCCATTTCTTTTAACTTCATCTAAAAGAATTGATATTTTCTTTTCAATTGGAACATTAGGATCTTTTATATCATCTCTTGCTGCAACAGCCTCTAAACAACTTAATTTTCCTTCAATTCTTCCTTGAATGTTGCTTGCAGTTTGTTCTGCAAGTGCAGGTAAAGTTTTTCCTATATTAGATTTTAGTTCGTTTGATGCATTTACATATGAAATTACACTTAAGCCAATACATACAATTCCCATTAACAATCCTAGATGTGCTATTAATTTTGTTTTTATACTTTTCATTATTTCCCCCTAGCAAAAATTAAATGCCTAAAACGATTATCATCGTTCATAGCAATTTTTGAATTAAATAAATAATACAATTCTAAGAAATATAATCATATTTCATCTTAAATTGCAAGTTTTCCGTCAATAATAGACAAATACGTTCTTTTGCTAAAAATATTATTGAAACATTTTTAAAGCACATTATACTTTTTTCATAAATAAGTAAATATTTCTACAAAAAGCAAACCATTCTTATTATTCAAAATATATAATAAACTAGAATATAATAAAAAAATAGAGTCTTCAACTTTAGACTCTATTTTTTAATTTAATTACTTAATTTTAAATTTATTTACTTCCTCTAACATTTCATTAGTCATATTAGTAAGTATTTGTGCAGATGATGCTACTTCTTCTGTTGATGCATTCATTTCCTCTGATGATGCTGAAATTTCTTCCGCTGATGCTGATACCTCAACTGCAACTGAAGATAGTCCATCTATTCTATCTAATATAATATTCTTATCATTTTCGATATTTTCCGCAGAACTTTTAACTGTCTCAATCTTAGGAATTACATCATCAACTGCATCTATAATTTTTTTGAAAGATGATATTGAATTATCTATAATTTTAGCCTGACTTTTCATTTCATCATCCATCATAACTGATTCTTCAACTATAGTATCAGCATTTTTAGATATTTCATTTATTAATTTACTAATACTTTCTGATGAATCTTTTGATTGTTCAGCAAGATGTCTTATTTCTTCAGCAACCACTGAAAATCCCTTTCCAGCTTCTCCTGCTCTAGCTGCTTCAATAGCTGCATTTAATGCTAATAAATTTGTTTGTTCTGCAATACTATTTATTAAATTAGTAATCTCATTTATTTCGTTTATATCTTTTCCAAGTACACTAATTTTGTTATAAAAATCTTTAAACGAATTTGACACATTAGCTACTGATGTATTTAATACATTCATTTCATTACTACTATCATTAGCCATTGAACTTATTTGTCTCGAATTAGAATCCACAACTTGTATTTCTCTAACCATTCCAGATAGCTTATGACTAAATTCATTCAGAATTTCTGTTACCTGTATTAACTGCTCAGATTGATTTCCTGTTCCTTCTGCAACTTCTGTTATTGCTGCTGTAACATTTTGTGATGCACTTGCTATCTCTTCTGAAATAGATGATAAGTTTTCTGATTGTCCATTAATACTTGAAGAACTTTCTTTAATTCTCTCAATCATTTCTCTTAAAGATTCTTGCATTATTTTCATTGCACTAGTCATAACACCAATTTCATCTTTTGATTGCAAATACTTAGAAGAAATTTCTTCACATAAATTACCTTCTGCTAATAATTCTAAATGCTTTGAAGTTGACTTTATTCCCTTAGATAAATAATTAGCTATTATGTAAATTACACCAAGTCCAATCAATATAAATACTATAGATGATAATAAAGTAGAAATTTTTAAGCTGCTTAATTCTGATAATATTTCATTGTTTGCTACAGAAACTCCTACAGACCAATCAGTTCCTTGTACTGGAGCATAAGCTACAAATTTATCTACTCCTTTATATTGATATTCACCAATCCCCGTGTCTCCAGATATCATTTTTTTCTCAATACTTGCCAATCCCTGTAAATTAGAATCTTTTTGCGATTCCTCAATTGGATTGTACATTTGAATAACCAAATCCCTATTTGGATTTGCTATTACTACTCCATCTTCTTTTATCATAAATCCACTGCCTGTTTGTCCAAATTTAACTTGATCTGTTAATCCACTTAGTTCATTACCATCTTGTGTTTCGATCAATACACCTACAATTTCATCATTATTTTTAATTGGAACCGCATATAAAATAGATACTGAGTTATCCGTCTTAGTTATAACTGGATCTGATACATTACTCTGACCACTTAATGCCTTTTGAAAATATTCTCTATCCTTAACATTAAGAGTTTTTCCATCACTAGTTTTTGCATCTCCATTTTTATCAGCAATATTCATTCTAATGCTTCCATTTCTTTTAACTTCATCTAAAAGAATTACTTTTTTATTTTCCCATGAATTGTTGATGTCCTTTATATCTTCCCTTGCTGCAACAGCCTCTAAGTAAGTTAGTTTACCTTCAAGCCTTCCTTGAATATTATTTGCAGTTTGCTCCGCAACTTTAGGAAGTGTCTTTCCCAAATTGGAGTTTAATGCATTCGATGAGTTTATATATGAAATTATACTCAATCCCATACATATCCCCCCTATTAATACTCCAAAAAATACTATTAACTTTGCTTTTATGCTTCTCATAATGCCCTCCCTAATAAAAATTAATTATCAAAACGATTACTGTAGTTAATAATTATTATCAAATTTGATAAATTTCAAATTACCTTTTTTAAAATAATTCTATTTTCGCCAATAATAGACTAATTATTTTTGAATTCAAGCTTATTGTCGGAATATTTTAGCATTACATTATACTTTTCAAAAAATATTTTATCAAAATTTCTATATTCGATATCTAACTATGTATCATTGCTTTTCCTAACTTCATTCTTTGATAACTTTATCATAAATACTAAATAGTCTTTATCATTCAAGTGCTTCTGTTAAACAAATAACTTTGAGAGTAGATAATGGATACAATTGATTATCAGATAGACAACACTATTACGATATATGTATATGTTGTGAAATATTTCAATAAAGAACATATTAAACTCTCTTCTAGTAAATAAGCACTAAAAAATAAATGACCTTACCTATAAAATATAATCTTAGTATCTAATAAAATAAAACAGTGGATAGTTTTGTATAAAAGCAAAACTATCCACTGTATTTATTTATGTATTAGAAACCCGAAAAAAAATAACAATTCGAAAATGTCATTATGAAAATAATCTTCACAGATGAACTTATTATTTTTCTTAATCTATCTTATTGTACTTTAAATCCTTCAACTTTACTTACTAAATCATTTACAGCTTCATCTAATTTTAAAGCTATTTGTGAAACTTCCTCTGTAGAAGAAAGCATTTCCTCTGCTGAAGCTGATATCTCTTCAGTTGATGCTGAAGTTTCCTCTGCAACAGAAGCTATCCCTTCAATCTTATCAACTACTACATTTTTTGCTTCAATTGCATTTTTCACAGAACTATAAGTTTCATCTACCATTGGAGTAATATTTTTTACAGACTCTAATATATTATCAAATGACTGAATAGTTTTATTAATTATATTTCCTTGATTTATCATGAGTCCATTCATTTGATTAGAAGTTTCAATTACTTCTCCTGTTTCTTGACTTACTAAATTTATTAAATTCATTATTTCACTAGACGCTCTGCTAGATTCTTCTGCTAATTTTCCTACCTCTTCTGCTACTACAGCAAATCCCTTACCTTGTTCACCAGCTCTAGCTGCTTCAATAGCAGCATTTAATGCTAAAAGATTAGTTTGTTCAGAAATTTCATTAATAGAATCTGTTATTTTACCTATTTCACTAACAGTAACACCAAGACCGTTAATCTTATTATTAACTAATATAGCCGCTTCTTTTACCTTAGTTATTGATTCTGTCAATGATTCAATATATTCTTTTCCAGATGTCGCCTTATCTTCAGCACCTTTACTGCTTATATTTACGTTAGATATTTTATTATAAATATCATCTAAATCAGAATTAAATATATCTAAATGCTTAGTTACATCAAGTAATTCACGAGTTTGATTTACAGCACCATTTGCTATTTCTTCAACAGCTGAAGCTACTTCACTTGCAGCCACAGTCATTTCTTTTGATGTACTTGCAAGAATAGTTGACATATTATCAACATTTGAACTATTCTCTTGAACTCCAATTACAGAAAATCTTAATTGATCCATCGTTTCATTTATTTTATCGACCATTATACCTATTTCATCTTTATATTTAACATTTAATTTATTTGTAAAATCACCTTTTGCCAAGCTTTCCATAGCTACAACAACATTATTAATTCGATTTGTTAAACTTTTAGCTATTAATACAGAAAGAACAACTGCAACAATTGCAGAAATCACTCCCATAATTAACACTATATTTACAACCGTTTTCGAAGTCCCCATAAACTCATCAATTGGAATATTAGCTACATATATTAATCCCATATCTTTATCTTCATTATATGCCACTATTTTTCTTACGCCATTGTACTTATACTCACCAATTCCTGTTTTATTCTTTAAAATTTCTTCACCAATATCAGTTTTTAAAATGTTCTTTTGAAAAATTTCATCTTTGTTTGGGTGCATTATCATTGTACCGTCATAATCCATGGCATACATATATCCAGATGACCCCATTTTAATGTTAGTTATATATTTTTCGGATAACTTCGATAAATTTATCGAATATATTATATATCCTAGTATCTGCTTGTCACTACTTAAAATTGGATTGCATATTGCCAAAATCGGTTCACCAGTAGTTCTACTTTTTCTAACACCTGATATCACCAATTGTTTTGTTTGCTTTGCCTTGTCCATATAGTCTGGAACATCATATGGCTTGTCTTCAATGCCACTTTTCTTTGCATCAGTTAAAGGTTTTTCATCGATGCTATGAATAATTATATTAGAAAATAATCCATACCTATCCATAACACTTTTATACTCATCAGATACATTTCCCTTTAACTCTGCTGAACTACTGTTATTTAAATAGTTAGTAAGCAATTCATCATTTTGACTATCTAGCGCAATATTTTTCAACATCTCAATATTTCCTTCCATAGAGTTTTGCGCTACAGAAAGTTCTTCTTTCAATCTTACATAAGCCTCATTTTTATTAGAATTTTGAACAACGCAGCTTATTACAATACCTGCTATAATTATAGGAATTATGGCAAAACTTGTGAAAATACCAATGAACTTGCTTTTTAATCTCATAATTATCTCTCCCTTTTAATTATTTTTTGCTATTTTTTTAACAATACTTTGTTGTATAGGTATAATTATATTTCCATTGTAGAATATTGTCAATCAAACTACTTTGTAAAAAATATTGATTTAAATTCTTTTAACAAATATTAAATTTTGTTATTAAGTTAAAATTTTTCTATTTATAATATTTTTTGTATGTTGTTAAATAACAATGTTTATATGCATAATTCTAGATATTTAGCTGTATTACGCAAATTGCTATTTAAGTAAATCACTTTATAGTTCTTATTGATAATACTAAACTTTACATATAAAAAAAGAACTTTTCCTCATTAGATAAGTTCTCTTACTGTATATTTTATAGATATTGATATCGATAACAAATATTATAGTCAAAATACAATCTTACTATTTTATGTAAGTATTTTAATTTATTTTTTTATTTTATTTAATATTTCAATATTTTTTGATGTTGAATCATCATTTCTTTATTCTTTTCAAACTGAGATCTCATATTCACATTAGCCCCAGAAGGATGTGGAAATCCTTTAAGAATTTGATTTTCATTAATAATTCCATGCTCCTCTAATTTATATAATACCTCTTCTACACATTTCCCTAAAGGTATAATCAGAATGCTACGAGCATTATCTAACACTTTCAGTTCATCAATAAAATTTTCATAAACATACTTCATTAAGAATTCACTCTTAATGAGTTTAGGACTATGGCCTGAATAATTTTTGCCTTCTACAAAAACAGCATATGGTATAAGTGATACAGTATGTAATAAATAATCCTTTTTTCCAAACAATTCGTTGCAACTATCTATATCTAAATATTTATTAATCTCGATTTCATCCAACATACTAATTAAATTCTTTCTAAGACTACCACTAAAGCGTGCAGCTTCCTTACATTTGTATTGAACTTCTTCAATATCATTAGAATTTTCCAATTCCTTTCGTGCAGCAGAAATAGCTGTACTCATCTGCTGAAACCCAGGAGTTATTCCTACAATAAATATCTTAGCCTTTGTATTTATATATTCATTGTGAGGCGAATAATATATTTCTATATTCTTTTCCCTCTCTATAAGAAAATCATTTGTTAAAATTTCATCTTTATCATACTTGTCTTTTATTGGTAATTTAATTATTTTATCTTTGTATTCATATAATGTTTTCTTCATATTAAACCCCTAAATAATATTTTATCTTTATTATTTTCATAACTTCAAATTATTATTTATGAATTTATCTAATTCGCATTTTTCCTTATGCTAGGAAAAAATTGCCCAAGAAAAAAACTAAAAAAAAAATTTTTTTTAAAAGTATGTTTACAAATTCACCTTTAAACTTGTTTTATATAGTGTAAAAAGACACAAGGGAAATTAAAAAAGCAAAAAACTTAAATATATATAATTTCTAATTAGAATTCTACATTTAATGATCATTATTTTTTACATTTTAATAAATTTGCTTATTAAAAAACTCAAAAGATTCCCTTCTAACTATTAACAATTAGTTATTATCTTTTTACAAAAATAAATATGCAAGGCATATTCAAAAAATAATAAGCCAATATGCCTAATTAATTTTAGAGGAGAGATGTTTTTATGTTATTACAAAAAGGTTCAAGTGGTTCTTATGTTACTTATTTACAATACGGATTAAAAATTATGTGTTGCAATCCTGGATCTATTGATGGTCAATTCGGAGCTGGCACTTATAATGCTGTTGTTAAATATCAAAATTTAAAAGGATTATCTGCTGATGGTATTGTTGGTGATGGTACATGGGGAAGATTAAAAACTGACATTACTCAAGTTCAACAAGCATTAAATAATAAAGGATATTCCGTAGGGGTTGATGGCGTTGCAGGTCCTGGCACTTACAATGCAGTAGTAAGTTTCCAAAGTGCACATAATCTTAGCGCTGATGGTATGGTTGGTCCTGCTACATGGGCAGCTTTAAGAGGTTCTGTAACTCCTACTCCAACACCTGTTCCTAATCCTGGTACACCAACTAATGGTACTGTATCAAGTGCTTTAGTTGAATTCGTTAAAAGCTACGAAGGATTTAGCGCAACACCATATTATGATAGTGTTGGTGTAAGAACCATTGGATACGGAAGTACACATGGCTGGATAATGAATAGATCATCTGTTACAGTTGCAGAAGCTACCCAAGCTCTTATGGAAGAAATAAATTCTATGGCTGCACAAATAAAGAGAAATTTGGATTCTAAGGGCGTTTCTTTAACTCAACAACAATTTGATGCTTTATGCAGTTTTGCATACAACTGTGGAACTGGCGCACTATTTAGCTCAACACTTTATAAAAGAATTTGTGCTGGAGTTAGAGATACATCATTAAAAGCAAACTTTGAAGCTTGGTGCCATGGTAACGGACAAGTTATACAAGGTCTTTTAAATAGACGTAGAGAAGAATTCGACATGTTTATGTACGGAGATTATACTAGAAATTTATAGTATAGATATTCAAACTATGAATTAAAATTATGTGGTAAATAATCGAAATTGGATACAAATATGTATCCAATTTCTTTGTTTGTGATTAATTTTGTATTTTAAAACATCCACTTTCAATTTTAAGAAATAGAAACATCTCCATCTCCAACTATTGCAATTGTATAATTTTCTGGAAGAGGTGATAGCTTATACTTTCCAGATTTAACTTGTAAGCGTAAAGATTGTTGGACAACATTGTTTTTATCAAAAACAAGAATATATACAGCAGAACTAGGAGAAAGATTTTGAATATCGTATTCTTTATTAGGCTCTAGGTTTAAATCGTTCATTTTGTAAAAGCCTTCTTTTAAATTGTTAGCTTGTGCTAACGGGCTCATTTTAATCATGCCAACAGACAAAAATAAAACAGTTAAAAATATTGCAGTAGATTTCTTCATCTTACCACTACCTTTCAATTTATTATAATTATCAAATACTGTAGCTATATCATTTCATATACATTAGCTCTTTTGATTCTTTAAGAAATAAATACTTCTCCATTGCCAACTATTATTATTCTATAATCTGGTTCCAATGATAATAATTTATATTTTGGTGAATTAGCGGGCATTCTTATAGACTGATATAAATTTTGGTTTTTATCAAAAACAAGAACATAAACATCACTTGTACCTGAAACATTTTGAATGTCATAAACTTTATTAGGTTGTATGTTTAAGTCCGATATTTTATAAAAGCCTTCTTTATAAATATTACCTGCTGCTAAGGGAGACATCATAGTTATATTAAATGAAAAACATAAGAAAAATAAAATTAAAATTGTAAGTTTCTTCATGTTGCAACCACCTTTCAGTTTTATCATATGTAATACATCTCACAATATACCTATATCATCTATAAAAAGACATATAATGATTAAAAATATGTCTGTTCTATTCTCTATCTTATTTTACTTTTGAAAAATAATCCAAATAAAATTTAAATTGTATAATTGTATGAATATTGTTAATAATATAAATGGATATAATTTAAATTAAAATAGATATGGCAGTACACTAATCCCCCCTGCTGTTTCTATTTTAAATTCCAATTGTTATATTATATTTAGCAATCAAAATAAGTTGTCTATAGTGATGATGTGTTTAACCAAAACTTTCCCCTTTATCCCTATAAATATATTACGTATTTAATTTTCCGTATTTCAAAATATAAAATAGTTTACAGCACATCATCCTATAGACAAACTACTAATTAGATTTATACCTTATGTAGATATGAAATTTATAAATAACGTCTATGTTTTTAATATATATCCACTTTAAGAATCAGACTTATAATTAAAATGTGTTTCCATACTAGAAATTGCATACATTTTTGTAAAAGCAATCATTGAAATTAAACTGTGAAGGTTCTTAGTATAAGGTTGTACCATTTTCTTGCTTGTCTTAAAAGTGAGAATGAAAATTTTATATTTCGTTATTCGAACTTTCTCTGTTAGCTTTTAGATTAGGAGCATCCAAAAATGGGCACAGTCTCTTGTACTTAGAAACTTTCAGTGAAAATTTCATAGTCCTGTGGAACAAAAATGTATGGAATTTCGGTTATTCACTACATAACTCTAAGCTCCAGATATTTATTTAAATTTAATTAATCTTATTTTTCATTTCGTTTATAGTTGAATTTATTAAATCTAATGTGTTGAGCCTTTCTGTAAGTTCTTTTATTATTTCCTGGTAGTTCTTTTCTCTTTCTTCCTGTTTTAAATCTCTAGTTTCCTGAGCTTTTAATATATATACTATAAGTAGACAGCTAAGCATTGCCCAAATTCCTTGGGTTGCACCCATCTTTATTAATTCATCCATAGCATTATCTCCTTTGCCATAAAAATTAGTAACTATTTTTTTATTCTCATAGCCGCCTAAACATTAAGCTTATGATAATAATTCTACCTTTAATTTTTTTAGAGCTAATCTTTTAGCTTGATTAACACCTTGCCTTGACATTTTAAACATCTTAGCAATTTCTATATCTGATAATTGTAAATAATATTTACAGAATGTGATCTGCTTTTGTTTTGGATTTAATGATGAAATTAAATCCATGAAAAAAACATCTGAGTACTCATCATTTTTTTCTTCATAATTCATCGAATCTAATACTTCTGTTTCAGATATAAGATTAATACGTTCTTTTTCCTTTGCATTATTATAAAATAATGTTATTGATCTGTTTTTTAAGCACTTATTAATAAATGCTAATAAATCCTTATCTTCTTTAAATCTGTTTAAATTTAATCTTCTTAATAGCTGATGCAAGTAAATTATAAGATCACTTTCGGCTTCTGGATATTTTAGTTTATATCCTATATATTTAATTGTTGAATTAAAATAATATAGAATTTCATTAAAGTTTTTCTGGTTTTTTTGAAACATTTTAGCTTTTTCTAATAACTTTGTAATCATCTATACCTCCAAAATATAGTTAAGAGTTTTATAGAATTTCATATTCACCAAAAGTTCATAATACGAATATCTGTAAATCTCTTTTCCATTATTAACATTTCTATAGTTATATTTTATCGGTATTGATGATTAACATAAACTCGCATTTATCGTAATTGCCGATTATAGCAACAATTATATATAACATTACATAACTTGTCTTCTGTTCTCTTAAAATTCCTATTAATTTTATCGCTAATAATGATAATTTACATACATTTCTTTAATTATTAAAATTTAAAATGTATTAGAATAATTTTATTTATTAAAACACAATATAAATCTAGTCATTAATAGTTTTTTAGTATTATGTAAAAAGATACTACAAGAAATAATATCAAAAATTATACAATTATATACT
This genomic interval carries:
- a CDS encoding methyl-accepting chemotaxis protein: MKSIKTKLIAHLGLLMGIVCIGLSVISYVNASNELKSNIGKTLPALAEQTASNIQGRIEGKLSCLEAVAARDDIKDPNVPIEKKISILLDEVKRNGSIRMSVIDKDGNLTNSDGTTANVKERPYFKNALSGKSNVSDPLVNKTDNSVVVVYAVPIKNNNEIVGVLIETRDGNKLSELTDQAKIGQTGTGFMINKQGTTVANKNRDLVLQMNNMIEEAKKDSKLQSLSDIESKMITGQQGIGEYKYSGADKFVGYAPVNGTDWFVGIIVDENEILSELSSLEISTSLSSIIFILIGLATIYIIANKLSKSLKSTSSHLALLAEGNLCKEVSKEHLKLNDEVGEMTNSMKVMQESLGRMIKKIKESSSNINDQSENLSSISEEIASASQNVTEAISEVAEGTGNQSEQLIQITEILSEFSDKLSDMVKEIQVVDSNSREIGSMASDSSNEMNELNISVTNIGKSFKEFYNKIITLGKDINEINEITNLINSISEQTNLLALNAAIEAARAGESGKGFSVVAEEIRNLAEQSKDSSESISKLISEISGNADEIVQESVMMDDEMRNQAKIIENSILSFKKIIGAVDEVIPKIETVKTSAENIENHKNTILNRIDGLSSVSAEVSASSEEISASSEEVNASTEEVASSAQVLNNMTNEMLEEVNKFIV
- a CDS encoding methyl-accepting chemotaxis protein; the protein is MRSIKAKLIVFFGVLIGGICMGLSIISYINSSNALNSNLGKTLPKVAEQTANNIQGRLEGKLTYLEAVAAREDIKDINNSWENKKVILLDEVKRNGSIRMNIADKNGDAKTSDGKTLNVKDREYFQKALSGQSNVSDPVITKTDNSVSILYAVPIKNNDEIVGVLIETQDGNELSGLTDQVKFGQTGSGFMIKEDGVVIANPNRDLVIQMYNPIEESQKDSNLQGLASIEKKMISGDTGIGEYQYKGVDKFVAYAPVQGTDWSVGVSVANNEILSELSSLKISTLLSSIVFILIGLGVIYIIANYLSKGIKSTSKHLELLAEGNLCEEISSKYLQSKDEIGVMTSAMKIMQESLREMIERIKESSSSINGQSENLSSISEEIASASQNVTAAITEVAEGTGNQSEQLIQVTEILNEFSHKLSGMVREIQVVDSNSRQISSMANDSSNEMNVLNTSVANVSNSFKDFYNKISVLGKDINEINEITNLINSIAEQTNLLALNAAIEAARAGEAGKGFSVVAEEIRHLAEQSKDSSESISKLINEISKNADTIVEESVMMDDEMKSQAKIIDNSISSFKKIIDAVDDVIPKIETVKSSAENIENDKNIILDRIDGLSSVAVEVSASAEEISASSEEMNASTEEVASSAQILTNMTNEMLEEVNKFKIK
- a CDS encoding methyl-accepting chemotaxis protein, giving the protein MRLKSKFIGIFTSFAIIPIIIAGIVISCVVQNSNKNEAYVRLKEELSVAQNSMEGNIEMLKNIALDSQNDELLTNYLNNSSSAELKGNVSDEYKSVMDRYGLFSNIIIHSIDEKPLTDAKKSGIEDKPYDVPDYMDKAKQTKQLVISGVRKSRTTGEPILAICNPILSSDKQILGYIIYSINLSKLSEKYITNIKMGSSGYMYAMDYDGTMIMHPNKDEIFQKNILKTDIGEEILKNKTGIGEYKYNGVRKIVAYNEDKDMGLIYVANIPIDEFMGTSKTVVNIVLIMGVISAIVAVVLSVLIAKSLTNRINNVVVAMESLAKGDFTNKLNVKYKDEIGIMVDKINETMDQLRFSVIGVQENSSNVDNMSTILASTSKEMTVAASEVASAVEEIANGAVNQTRELLDVTKHLDIFNSDLDDIYNKISNVNISSKGAEDKATSGKEYIESLTESITKVKEAAILVNNKINGLGVTVSEIGKITDSINEISEQTNLLALNAAIEAARAGEQGKGFAVVAEEVGKLAEESSRASSEIMNLINLVSQETGEVIETSNQMNGLMINQGNIINKTIQSFDNILESVKNITPMVDETYSSVKNAIEAKNVVVDKIEGIASVAEETSASTEEISASAEEMLSSTEEVSQIALKLDEAVNDLVSKVEGFKVQ
- a CDS encoding glycoside hydrolase family protein; the encoded protein is MLLQKGSSGSYVTYLQYGLKIMCCNPGSIDGQFGAGTYNAVVKYQNLKGLSADGIVGDGTWGRLKTDITQVQQALNNKGYSVGVDGVAGPGTYNAVVSFQSAHNLSADGMVGPATWAALRGSVTPTPTPVPNPGTPTNGTVSSALVEFVKSYEGFSATPYYDSVGVRTIGYGSTHGWIMNRSSVTVAEATQALMEEINSMAAQIKRNLDSKGVSLTQQQFDALCSFAYNCGTGALFSSTLYKRICAGVRDTSLKANFEAWCHGNGQVIQGLLNRRREEFDMFMYGDYTRNL
- a CDS encoding BhlA/UviB family holin-like peptide, giving the protein MDELIKMGATQGIWAMLSCLLIVYILKAQETRDLKQEEREKNYQEIIKELTERLNTLDLINSTINEMKNKIN
- a CDS encoding sigma-70 family RNA polymerase sigma factor, translated to MITKLLEKAKMFQKNQKNFNEILYYFNSTIKYIGYKLKYPEAESDLIIYLHQLLRRLNLNRFKEDKDLLAFINKCLKNRSITLFYNNAKEKERINLISETEVLDSMNYEEKNDEYSDVFFMDLISSLNPKQKQITFCKYYLQLSDIEIAKMFKMSRQGVNQAKRLALKKLKVELLS